agaaaaaaataccacAATTTAATTTCTTAGTCAGTTTTGAAACTGAGAGTAGATTGAATTTAAATTTTGGCACACACAACACATTGTCAATTACATTACCTCCTAGCAAATTTGATCTTCCTGTTTGTGTGATGATAGTTGAATCCCCAGTAGGAAGTTGAGCTCTTTCTGGTTTAGCGACTGTTAGACCATGATGTAAGGAGTAACTATGATTAATCATATGATTTATCGCACCACTATCTACTATCCATCGTATATTTTTTTGCATATTATGATAACAAGAAGTGCCAGCAAAAATACCTAATGCATTGACACTTGATTCAGTTGTGATAGGTTTGTTCATCATGTGATGAATTTGGTTGTATTGAGGAACAAATTGTGGTACTACACCATTTCCAATAGTATATTGCATTTCACTGGTGTTTCCTTGATAGTAACCATTTCCATTGCCTGCATGTTGCACAAAAGAAATGTACAGCTCATTTTCGTTACTTATGAACTGTATATGATTGCTAGATCTAGGATATCCATCATTACTCATAACCAAGGGGCTAGAGTACTGTATATGTGGAGTAGGAGAAGGTGCTATAATAGCATTGACCTACAGGGTATCCTATCAACTGGTAGCAAATCTCCTTTGTGTGACCTTGCATATGACAATGTGTACAATATTTCAATTTGTTAAAATTTTCTCTACTGTGACCTCTCATGTCACAATAATCACAATATAGAAAACCTCCTTTGGGTCCTTTGTGAAATTGACCACCTCATCCACCAGGTCCTTGACCTCTAAATCCTTGGGGCCTAAAACCACTACCACTAGGTCTGTTAGTAAGTAAAGCAGTAGGGTCGTTAATTTCATCCATGACATAGCCTCCACTTAGTGCCCATTGACTTTCATCTTGAATAATCAGTGCATAGCATTGATTCACACTGGGGAGGGATTCATCATGAGAATTTGACTTCGTGCTTGCCCGTAATTGTCAttcaatttcatgagaaattgCAGCAATCGTTGTCTACTCGTACTGTCACCATATTCTTTCGAATTTTCACAATCATAGCCAATAGGTGGTACAATAGAATCATATTCATCCCAAAGGTTATTCAATTTCGAGTAATACACAGAAACAGGGGACACTCCTTGAACATGCGTAACGATGGCCTTATGAAGGTGaaaaatttatgagatattcacCTTATCAAAGCGTTCCTTCAAATCCTTCCATACCAAAGCGATATTAGATCGAAATAGGATTCCGCTAAATAGATCTTTGCTTACATTGCTGATTAACTATGAGAGGATTATTATGTTACATCAATCCTACTGTAATTTCTCTAATTCATCTGTAAAATTATCTCGTGTAATTCTCCCATCAATAAACCCCAAATTGTTCTTCGTTAAAGGGTTCAATCGTATTGCACGACTCTATAAGGAATGATTTTTCATTCCTGTGAGCTGGATACCAATCTGCGCAGCTCCAGGTACGTCAGTAGTTGTCAAATACAAAGGATGATTATGGTCGATCTTTGGCCCCATTGTTCTCCATCAAATCTGCAACAAAAATTACCAGAAAAATTGTGCAATCAAAGAAACTAGTGTGTTTGCAGAAGAGAAACTAAAAAGAATTGTACATTGAATCAAATTGTTTACATTGTGAAGCATAATTGTGTTATATATTAATACAAACTATCTAGAAGCTTCTACTAATAGACTACAACTAAGATGGAAAAATATCTGCTAACTACGTCTAACAACCTTGCCACATCAGCAACTTTCTAACTAACTCTTCATCACTAATAGACTCTACAGCTGGCATCCCATCAACTAACATctatctgtttgtcatagttacaCTCATCAATAAAAGTGGTGTTCAAACTTCAATATTGTGGGGTCAATTTTTCCATTCATATAGTCGGAGTTGTAGGGGGGAATTTTTCAGTCATATGGCCGGAGACGAATGAAGGTGGTGACAACAGGATGAAGGAGGCGCAGCAATGAAGGAGGCGGGCGATCGAATTAGATTAAGCTGAATATtaacattaaattttatttagtttataattatgtttttcataaattttttaactaatcTGTCATGTGTCCTTCATTAATTGATTATTTTGCCACGTCAGTGCGAGTGGATTACACTTACACTTTTGGCTGATTGTAATTTGGAGAGATAGAAGTGTTTAATAGGTATAGGGTTCAATTGACGGGTCCAAgtgaaattttgaaataagtgTAAGGGTTtatcgatgacttaagccaaAATACTGTGAATATGCATGAATGtgaaaagtaattataaaaagaAATTGTGGGATACTATTGtcattttaattactttattcaaGGATAACTTATGTTTGTATTGCTATACCACCAAGAGGAAGTGATAACTTATTCGGTACTAATTAACAATTTTGAATAAGTTATTTCAAGTTGTACAATCAAACAAGAAATTATGAGGCACTAAACAgaattatttattcttattcCTCACACCAAATGATCCCTAACGGTGCAAAACTTAGTTCAATTAGGAATTAGAAAACTTATTCCTAATTAGATACGACTTAAATAAATTCCAAATTCCATACAAATTTGGTTTCCTAGTTCAGTTTCTAATTTCAACATGATATGTAGGGCTATTCATAGCGCAATTGCGTGCTTTCCTATCTTCACCATTATGACATGTTATTCCTAATTTACTAGTATTATAATTAGCCTATTGGTAAGTTCTCTTTGAGTTAGGGCTACCATatactatatatggtacattgAACACGCACTACACATGTTATTCCTTTTGTGTTATGTCTCACTACgccatatattaaaaataaaatactgattgAGTATATTGAATCTGCTTTCTCGCCCAACTTCATCCATCCATTCGAATTATAATCATGGGTGAAGCTAGAAGGGTTAAATAAAAATTCGCTCGaacaataactttaatttaaatttatatttataataaactGGCTTAATACGTACAAAGATTAGATTAAAGGGAAACCTAATTACTATTATTTAATGTTATTAGTTGTTCAAAATTTAGATACATAAAATTCGAGTTAGTACTCTATCTCTACTTATAACGGATGTTCTCACTAACTAGATGAATACATTATGTGTCTTCTTAAATTAATCATagttaattcattattatttttaactttattacTTAACTATAATAAAGTTTTGTAATTAAATATAAACATTGAATTTGATTGAACTTACTTTACTTATTACTTAGTAAAAGCCTGAAATATATGGTTCAGTGTTTTAACTTTTCTAAGCTGTTTGCCCCCAGTTAGCTTAGATTGTCCCCAACTCCTTGAAACCAATTGAAGCTCGAATCAATATTTACTCCAATATATATCACCTTTAAATGTTGTGATGTAGTGATGGGACTACTACATCTTTAATCAGAAGTCTCAGGTTTAAGTTCTGGGtatgaaaaaaaatcttataGGAAGTGGCACCCCTAGAATGACTCTGCAGTGCGCAGTCTGAATTGATCGGGCTTCAATTTAAATACTGAATACTGggtgaaaataaaaagataaagttaAAACTTCAAATTGGAAAGAAAACTATCGAAAGGTAATTTTGAAGCGATAATTGCTTCCGTTCAAATTATTTCCGTACAGTAAACCAAAACTATTTAGGATTTCAACTTCCGCTTTCCTATTCCTATAAATGAACTTACATTAATTTTAGGTAATTCTGAAGTCACACAATTATTTTTCCTAAATTGCTTCATTCAAATTATTTCCATAAAGTAAACCAGAACTATTTAGGATTAAATTCTCTTTAGGTAATTCAAGAATGAAACTCAAAGTAATATATCTAGTGTAATTCCACAAATAAAGTTCGAAGAAGATAAATTATACACAGATTTCACCTCTATCTTAGTTGAGTCTGGAGATGGTAGCTAGGTTTGTACCCGGAAGAACtatttaggatttaatttttggtgataatttagtaatttatgggAATGAAACTAATGTGaacaaataatgaaaatcaaAAACGGATTAGAATTGatgaaatttaaagaaataaaCGAGAAAAAACAGTAAAGAATTGACACAAGTAAAgactaaattcaaatattaagAATGTTAATATATGTGAATTAGCACTAGATTATTCTTCACAAGAATCTCAAtatttaatccaaaaataaatatgTGTTAGAACAAAAAAGATCTTGTTTCAAGCAATTTGCCATAAGATATTCTAACACAACAAAATATTGTGCTTTATGTATCAAAATACACTGGACTTCTAAGTACTTCACTCTTTCGAAGTCAATCGTTAACTACTCAATTAATTTAATAAGTACATTATAGTTATTAATCGTCAAattaaaataacacatgggtcaaTATATTATAGTACATATGTTTTTTATTGGTAAACTACGCCGTCGGTGGCCTTATTCCCGGCTATAGTGACCGGAGAAGAAAATAAGACCACTGGAATTTCTTAGCATATTTTAATGGTGTTTGTTCTTGGCTGCTAAGACTTAAATTTGATTAACAATTAAGTAACTTAGGGTTTAAACTATTACTCTAAAGTGTGTAAATTAAAGTAAATTCTAAATTTAACCACATAATCCTTTGGGATATTAGCTCTTTTAGTCACTCAAATAacgatatattttaattttggtctttgtaatttttaattagCACGTTTAACCATTAATTAATTGATATGTGCACTTTTGATCTCTCAAACTATGAATCTTCACAAATTTAACAAACTTTTAAGTGAAATTAAATCATTCAGTTATTGATGCATTATGTTAATTAAATTTGTTACTTCATATTTGATGATGATATAgctccaaattttttttttttaagaagaagaagaagctaaaTATCACGTACCTCTTATATCTTCTAATATAAAGGGATAAAGAAACAAACATTTTAGATTGAAAGTTAAATACCCTTAGAAAAATATATTACTAGAATTAAAATTACAATTCATCAATAAGTGAGGGACTAAAAGTGAAAGGATTCCTAATCTCCTTTAGATGATAAACAATTTTGTTATCGTATTGTTTATAGTCCTCCGGGTCAATTTAATCAATAATTCAATATAATTAAAATCACATGATTCAACGTCTCCATTCACCAGAGTAAGTTATACCAACAAGGTGGACTCAAGGGTGTCACCCAGTAATGAATAAAATGCATTGATAATTATGCATGAAATTTCGATTTCAAATCTCACTACAGACAAAAATACATGGTGATTTTTTCTCATCTGTTTTACTTTTGATGAATAGAGTTATTTGATATTTGTTACTGGTAGAAGTTCGAGGAGCCAAAAGCTAACACGGAAGGTTATAAAAAAGGAGTTACACCAACATATTTAAGCCAAAAAGTTGGTGACCATAATACTACTATATATACACACTCCATTCCCTCTATTTTACATATAACTTTTCAACAAAAGTACCTTAGCTAATTCTATTCCATCAGTACCCTTGTCTATATCATCTTATCTTATcagaaaaaaattcttgttaGCTAGCATGCCATCAGTTTCCGGCCGAGTCGTCTGTGTTACCGGTGCCGGAGGCTTCATCGCCTCTTGGCTCGTTAAACTTCTTCTGGAAAAAGGCTACACTGTTAGAGGAACCGTAAGGAGTCCTGGTATGCATTCACACAATGCTCCATTACTTCATCATACTTTTCAATTGTACACACTACTTTCGCCTCGAACCatgtaaaaagaaattaaaatttatgtgtagataaaacaaaaatactaTATATGCTCGCAAATTTTGAACTCACTGACTTTTAGATTCTTGATTCGCCTTTGTTGTTGAGTACTTATAAATGTgatggttttttaaaaaaaaaagaaattatttatgaTTGTATGTATAGATGATCcaaagaataatcatttgaggGAACTTGATGGAGCAAAAGAGAGGCTGACTCTTTACAGAGGTGATCTTCTTGATTATCAGAGTTTGCGTGAAGCAATCAACGGCTGTGATGGAGTTTTCCACACGGCTTCACCAGTTACTGATGATCCAGTAAGTCTCTCTAATTAATTCACCAATTATTTTGTGTTAAGATTAAACAAATGGacaaaagaaaaaccaagaatgGGAGTCTTGGACTAACTGTCCGGTAAAGTTATTATCATGTATTTGACTAGAAGATCGGATAATTAGACTGCGTACAATCGATCTTTGTAGTTTGGCTCTTTCCGAATCCCGCACAGGGCCCGGAGCTTAGTGTACCGGGCTGCCATtcacaaaagaaaaaatcaaatttcCGTTGTGAACATTAGACTCAAAATTTCTCGAAGCGTGCacacaatttaaaaatattctttatctTGTGTTGGTTAATTAGTTGGATTATCAATTACGTATCATACTAgcttttgtttcttttgtttgtttttcatttCTTGGTGGTTGATTAGAGTATTACTGTATATCCAggaaacaaaaacacaacaaataaTTAGTATTACTAGTTGGTGGATTGTCAATTCACTAGATAAAGTACttcattttgtttatgttttctgTTCCACCTGCAAGGTCCACGACGGGAAAAGAAGGTATTTTTAAAGTGATATAGCTTTTATGTTTTCCCTTTCTTTAGTAATTAATTTTCTTGTTGAAGGAACAAATGGTGGAGCCAGCAGTTATTGGTACTAAAAATGTGATTACAGCAGCAGCTGAGGCTGAAGTAAGACGGGTTGTGTTCACTTCCTCAATTGGAGCTGTCTACATGGACCCAAACAGAGACCCTGAAAAAGTTGTCGACGAGACTTGCTGGAGTGATCCTGATTTCTGCAAGAACACTAAGGTccccaaaaaatttattatatcgATAGTACCTTAAATTTATAGTAACATGTTAAAATGTTACATTTTAACGTGTTATATCAGGTTATTGATCGACTTAAATTTGTTGCTATAGAATTGGTATTGTTATGGAAAGATGGTGGCAGAACAAGCGGCGTGGGACGAGGCAAGGAACCAAGGTGTTGATTTGGTGGCAATCAATCCAGTGTTGGTGCTTGGACCATTGCTTCAAAATACTGTGAATGCTAGTGTTCTTCACGTCCTCAAGTACCTGACTGGGTCAGCTAAAACATATGCCAACTCAGTTCAAGCATATGTGCACGTTAAAGACGTGGCTCTAGCTCACATACTTCTCTACGAGACCCCTTCAGCATCTGGCCGTTACCTCTGTGCCGAGAGTGTGCTTCACCGTGGTGATGTGGTTGAAATTCTAGCCAAATTCTTCCCGGAGTATCCCATCCCCACCAAGTAAGTTCAATTCCCGAATCTATCGACATAATCATGCTATTATGTGAAGTATGCAGAcatgaattattataattattactacatttttttttttttaaatggtgttTTCTAAATTGCCTTGGAAGCTAACATTGCTTATTAAGACCTAGTCCACAAAATATACATTATTAGTTGCACGTTGTAGGATGTTTTTGCTTTCGTGATATGCCAGTAGATATACCAAACTTTTATTGGTAAGACGACTATGACCTAAGCATTGCCACCATAAATACAAGTGACCCACTAACAAACACCAAAAAGTATCAACAGGTACTATCCTAACAACAATCCTTCGACCTAAAATGCTCATATACCTACCACACAATCACTATCTTGGCTGGCTGGTCCCAACTTCTCCTTCTGCTTTATACCAATATAATGGGACCAAACTTTTTATCTTAGTAATTCATATCAATTCTAATGTTTTTCTTTAATATCTTCATTATGATTTGGTAGTATTAAAATCTTGGTTTTACTTGTCAAAATATCATCAGGTGTTCGGATGAGACGAAGCCAAGGGTAAAACCGTACAAATTCTCAAACCAAAAACTGAAGGATTTGGGTCTGGAATTTGCACCAGTGAAAGAATGCTTATATGAGACAGCGAAGAGCTTACAGGAGAAAGGTCACCTTCCAATTCCTACTCAAAAGGACGAAATTATACgaattcagacttagctttatTATGTACCATGAACCAAATGTTGCACCTAGAATTATGCAATTGATCAATTGGGTACTCTTTTTACGATGTTCAAGGAAATGTTTTAACTGTTTCCCTTGTTGTTACAAGTGTAAAGTAGCCCAAAACATGAATACTTTTACCATGGATTGCTATTAACCTTTATGTAATAATTTCTGTACTATATCTTTGGAGTGTTCAACTTAATGATCTATCTTTCTATAATGGAATGGTTGCGCTTTAGTGTTTTGGTTATTGGTAAATTCTGGCCTGATCCTTGTAATATTTGTAATTCTTGTTCCTTTGTATAGGAAATATGTGATACCATAGTATTAGACTACTTTATTATATTTCCCTCAGATATGAAACAACAGTCGTAGTTTAACATGGCACATTGATCACCGAATGATTTAGCATTaataaatttgttaaattttgCAAAGATTCACCATTGTAAAGATCAAAACTTCATATATTCATTTCGGTAAAGATATGGTTAACCAGAAATGATTAGGACTAACCATCATAAACTTATTTGAGGGACTAAAAGTGTTAATTCCCTTAAATAATCCTTATCTTTCTTCAGTTAGTTGGCTGAGGTCTCCTCCTATACTTTCTTAGGGGAGACACGTCAATCACCAAGTACTACTAACTTACAAGAATTTAATTGTCTAACACTTTGAAAAGTCGAAACTTccaaagaaaataagtaagaactTCCAAAAGGAAGTCACTTTCATTTTCATAGTCAACAGTCAATAATGCATGCATTGAAAATGCTTTGAGTTAATCATTAGTTACTTCATCATAAGTCAAGCATATAATTGCGGTAAATTTCTTTCGTTGTATTCCCTCcgtttcagaataagtgaattattgaagtatttattggtgtttaaaaataagtgaatcattgaattttttttcaaatttgtcctTATGATTTGATAACCAATTAACTTTCGAAAAGATATTACAAGgtcaacattttctttctttggggtaaaaataaaaagttgtgttaaatttatgtttttaatgtttttttttcttaatatgtgtgaTAAAAtctaacaattcatttattatgaaacagaGGAGTACTATATAAAAAGAAAGTGGTGTCACTGTATCATTGGCTGGCCACCAGTCACAATcactaaattcaaaaaaaaaaagaaacattaacAAGTATCTTTTCTAATAATCTACTAATAgagtttttttataaaaaaaaattggggtagGGAAAGGGGAATGAGAAAGGGATTACAATGTGGAGAAATCGAACCCTCACCgataaaataaaagttcaaataactAATCAACTAAATTACTAATTCCCCATAATTTACTACTAATAGAATAGGATATTGCTTTAATGCTTTCCGCTTTATTTTGTGTAAATATTGCTTTCCGCTTTATTTTTGGGGCCCTTGCCTGATTGAGTGAAACGAAAAATTAGATATGGATTCTCCAAATACTCTCTGCGTCGTTTTAATTGAttctctttttaaaatatttgttttaatttagttattttttagataaaatcaaaaagattttattatgttGTTATAATAGTACTCTTATCATTAAATGTCCAAACAAAAcgtatatactcaaatttatattttcaaagtatatTTAATCAGATCAATTTAGtaaaatagaataaatattttcttaaatggGTGTTTCAAATCTATATGAGCCAATTAATATGAAACAAAAAGAGTAATTCAAATGAAACAAACTGAATGTCCAAGTCGATGCCCCCCACCCCCAAAATGATTTTGGATTGTTAGTATGCCTAATTTATGAATTGTGAATATTagcaagaaaatttaaaatataacataaatgataaatatataaaaacattAAACTTTTGtttacatatacataaaaaaaaaaaaaaaaattgagtaaatCTCCTTGCGCCTCTAGCCCCACCCATGGTGGATGCTCTGTTCAATATTATGAAATGTCCTTGTAAAACCTCTTGAAGGGTTCGGATACACtcatttctttttttgaatttcgttcttaataaattattaaatcaataatttaaactGCACTAAAATAATGGgatatttttcatcatttttgtctAGGAACTTTTGTGTTAAAATAAAAATCTCCAATTATAATCCCTCTAGAatgtgttagagtgggtaaaagtctcACATTagttggggaatggactagtggtttgcttatatgaaGTTAGGTAATCCTCACTTCTTGAGCTAGCTTTTAAGGTTAAGTTAGGCCCAAGGTTCATTCTTGGCAGAATATAAATATAGtaatttgattttaaagattCGGAATGAGAAAATACTATCCCAGTCAATATAATTACATAACTTCCTTTTTTTCTCCAACCTAGATTTATAGTTAAAATAATTCGATAGTGATTAAGTTGAAATGTTTGGCAATCACGTCGAGATAAACTCTATTATTCTTAATACACCCTGTGTGATAAAAGACTTTGTATGAAATTAGCCGAAAAGATTACAAAAAATCTTTGTATGATAATGAGAGTCAAGGAATCTTCTTTAATTTGACTTCATTTAACGACGACTGGGTTATTAAATTAAAATCTGCTTTAGATAATGCACATGTTGCTTTAATTAAAGGTTTATAACTTTATATTAAACAAAAATCAGCTGGAAATTCGGTGTTATATTCTTTTCATATTATACATTGAAAACGATCCAATTAATTAGTTCAACAAACAAATTGAAGGCCAAAAATTAGAGAATAAGAGAGGAAACAATGACGAGTGTACCAATCCAACAACTTTCAAATTAGGTAGACAGAGACGTACAAACAAACAGTGacaaaaaaaatttgagaaaataatgaTACAAGAGAGTTGAGACGAAACATTTATATATTTGGAAAGTAACATtatcaattagtattatttgAAAACTAGAATTGGACTATTACTTCCTCCGTTCAATTTTACTTGTCACACTTAGATTTGATAtgcccattaagaaaataataattgacaTACTATTTACACACTACTCCTGTTAATTGATGTTTATAACTTATAAGTGTTAGATATTGAaagatgattttaaaaataagtaattaatgcaaaagaTAAAATACGAAAAATGTAATTGTATCttttcttaatatgtcaaaagtgacaagtaaaaaatatgaaaatctattttaaaaataatggacaagtaaaagtgaatagaagagagggagtaatatttttatatagtcatttaataataataatattattgaaaaaaaatgataaatttctCTTCATTTGCCAAAATAAATAACTAACAGACTAGTAAAATGAAACGAAGGGAGCAATGGAGGTTAATTTCCAAAATTAACGAGCTAATAATCTTGGCTGATGAAACCTGTAatctctaataaaaaaaattaatctgcaTTAAAATCCTTCATTAAATAGTTTCCTTTGCTTAAGTAAAACATTTGCTCACCTTTTGGATAAGTGAGTTTTTTGGGAAAGGACAGAAACGGCACTTCAAATTAAAGTATTTTCACGAAAATGgttatgaaatttaaattcca
The Capsicum annuum cultivar UCD-10X-F1 chromosome 6, UCD10Xv1.1, whole genome shotgun sequence DNA segment above includes these coding regions:
- the LOC107876017 gene encoding cinnamoyl-CoA reductase 1 isoform X1; its protein translation is MPSVSGRVVCVTGAGGFIASWLVKLLLEKGYTVRGTVRSPDDPKNNHLRELDGAKERLTLYRGDLLDYQSLREAINGCDGVFHTASPVTDDPEQMVEPAVIGTKNVITAAAEAEVRRVVFTSSIGAVYMDPNRDPEKVVDETCWSDPDFCKNTKNWYCYGKMVAEQAAWDEARNQGVDLVAINPVLVLGPLLQNTVNASVLHVLKYLTGSAKTYANSVQAYVHVKDVALAHILLYETPSASGRYLCAESVLHRGDVVEILAKFFPEYPIPTKCSDETKPRVKPYKFSNQKLKDLGLEFAPVKECLYETAKSLQEKGHLPIPTQKDEIIRIQT
- the LOC107876017 gene encoding cinnamoyl-CoA reductase 1 isoform X2, producing MVEPAVIGTKNVITAAAEAEVRRVVFTSSIGAVYMDPNRDPEKVVDETCWSDPDFCKNTKNWYCYGKMVAEQAAWDEARNQGVDLVAINPVLVLGPLLQNTVNASVLHVLKYLTGSAKTYANSVQAYVHVKDVALAHILLYETPSASGRYLCAESVLHRGDVVEILAKFFPEYPIPTKCSDETKPRVKPYKFSNQKLKDLGLEFAPVKECLYETAKSLQEKGHLPIPTQKDEIIRIQT